In Zalophus californianus isolate mZalCal1 chromosome 16, mZalCal1.pri.v2, whole genome shotgun sequence, the sequence TTTAGTATACAGATTTTTGGTGCCAATAACGGACTGTGGATCTCAGCCACTAAAGTGATTGGCTATTGAACATAGTAGTGGTTAGGAATATGAGCATTGGAGGCAGACtgtgcctgggtttgaatttttaTTCCATCCCTTGTAAACTGTGACCTTAGGCTTTATAgcctgtctgggttcaaatcctggatcTCCCTCTTGAAGTTCTTTTAAGTTGTTGATTTTTGGCCAAATACCATAATCTTTGCTTCCCCATGTAAATGGAGACAAAGGTTTCTACCTCATTAAATAtgctaattaataaaaatatgcagcATTTAGTTAAGTACTAATTAGTGTTACTCTCAGTTCTGTAGCTGAATCATAAggttgttggttgttttttttgttttgttttgtttttttaagattttatttttaagtaatctctacaccctttgtggggctggaactcaactgtgagatcaagagtcacatgctcccaccagccaggtgccccttgtgtggtggtggtggtggtttttttttaaagcactaaacTAACAGCATGTAGAAGAAAGATAATTACTATAACCTGGAGAcaacttttctctgcttttttatcAAGAGTGGGGAAGAAGGTTTGGAGAGAGATGTTTGTTATGTTTACTGTGGTTCTCTTCCTCAAAACTAGAGGGAGAATGTGTCAATTTATGTAATTTCTTagacttaaacttttttttttttttttcccccaggttgAGACTGAGCTAAAGTTAATCTGTTGTGACATTCTGGATGTACTGGACAAACACCTCATTCCAGCAGCTAACACTGGCGAGTCCAAGgttttctattataaaatgtaGGTTCTATACTAGAAGGGAAAATGTCAGATTAAATGTTGGCCCCCTTAGAAGTATCACTTTTTCTGTGTAGGTGTTCAACTTATTGAAAGAATAGTTGGTTAATGTTAGAAGGATAGTTACATGGGaggaaggatttttaaaacttaatttttgagTGCTCATTTGTGTATTCACTGCTAATGAACAATTGTTGCATTTAAGGTGGTCAGACTGTTTAAGAGTactagattttatctatttgcatttgtttttgtgtggAGTTACCCACCAGCTGTAGCAGTGTATTACAGAGTtcagttttaacattttatgtaGAAGTTTTATTTCACAGTTAACAAACTGTCACGCCATTTTTTTGGAACcacttttttatgtttaattctaGTCAGCGatacatttgttgatttttgaggCTTTCCAGTTAATTTCTCTAGGATTTTGCTTATTTGGTATTCTGAACTCTGAGGAGGAAAACTGAATAGTCCCATCTTTGCTGAAAGAGACTTTGTGAAATTATCGAAGTATCCATTTcatcattaaatacatttttgtcacatatttcattttatagactATAAAATTTTGACAgtttactttcatttaaaaagttatttttcctaattctatttattttgttttgttttaggaaaggGGACTACCACAGGTATCTGGCTGAATTTGCCACAGGAAATGACAGGAAGGAGGCTGCAGAGAACAGCCTAGTGGCTTATAAAGCTGCTAGTGATATTGCAATGACAGAACTTCCACCAACGCATCCAATTCGCTTAGGTCTTGCTCTCAACTTTTCCGTATTCTACTATGAAATTCTTAATTCCCCCGACCGTGCCTGCAGGTAAGTCatggaagagaaacaaaagctctCACTGTGAAAGtggaaaaaagttacaaaagagaGTTGTTTCGTTTCCTGGGATTGCCTTTACAGCCTTGGTCATGTAACAGAGAATTCTTTTGGCTCTTAATGAAACTGTTTGGATGATTTTAAGACCAACCCTATCTCAATTCACTAGGATAGCAGTTTTGGATTATAttgatgggggaaaaaatttttttttttttttttttttgatggggaaAATTTTTGTTGGTAGGTtgactttttttaactttatagtgGGAGAGTGGAattataatagaatttttttaatactagCTTTTAGTCTTTGTAGGCATATTAATATAGTTATGCTCTTagtgtacatattttttattatgagcCGTTCTCCATCTTTGTATGTTGgttcccccatttttttaatttttttttaagattttatttgacagaacataagtagggggagcagcagagggagagggagaagcaggctccccagtgagcagggacccccgatgtgggtctcgatcctaggatcctgggatcatgacccgagccaaagatagatgcttaactgactgagccacacaggcgctcctatgcatttgctttaatttttagtGTTCCATTCATGCTCTTCTCCTACCCTTTAAGATGAGTTCATATTTGACTTCCTAATTTTCTCATTCTCTAGGGTTTCTTAAGTACTTTTTCCAGAGTAGCACTTCATACTTGTTTTGTAATAGTTTTATGTATCAGTCCTCTATTCTTACATGTTCATTGTGGACTGGGagtgtttcttctgtttctccactAGTGTCCCGCATCACTTGGTGTACATACAGCGTACCCagtaaatgttttgtttcttttaaattctagCAAATGGCTTATATATCGTATTTCTGTGAGTTctatattgccttttttttttgttttgctttcgtTAACATTAAATTCTTTGGAATTAAACTGAGCTATCCAACATTTCatctttttacattaaaattttaaataagtgagCTGTTGACTAGAACTTGGTAATACTTTTATTATGCATATATTTTGGTGGTGGTTCAGGATAGAATTTGGTCTGTGTATTCTGTTTACTGATATGCTTGTCAAAAGCCTAGTAAGAAATGgtgctctggggtgcctggctggctcagttgggtagagcatgtgactcttggtcttgagGTCaggagtttgagctccacattgggggaaatgttttatgttttttgtttttagaaggaAGTATTCCAAAAATTTGCCTCCGAATTTGctagataaaaaattaaatagaaagttaattttcatcacttatatctgtttttcctttatttcagtatttaaaacCCAAGATACTCAGTGTCGCTATTACATACTGTAGGATAACTGAAGAAAAAGATTGATTTCTAACATGTCATTTctgttttgtaatatatttatgtatacttTTAGGTTGGCAAAAGCAGCTTTTGATGATGCAATTGCAGAACTGGATACGCTGAGTGAAGAAAGCTATAAGGACTCTACACTTATCATGCAGTTGTTACGTGATAATCTGACACTATGGACTTCAGACATGCAGGGTGATGGTAAGGAAACGCCGGAGTTAAATGCAGCTCTTCCAGTTGTTGGGTCTTTTTACTCTTAGGAGTTCCTTCGTATTTCTTCACGTTAAGCTACAGTTTAGACTCAGCCTATTCTCCAAAGTATCAAGTTTTAATTATTGCCTTTATAACAAATGATCTCAAAGTCCAGTTTTCGTTTGGGGCTATACAATAATGTAAAAGACTTGTTTGGAAAGGGGGATCTTTTTTTAATCGAAGCTTTAAAAGTTTTGTCTCTAATGTTAGCTAAACTTAATTTGCTTCTCTTACTGTTTTGGAAGATGGAGGCAGGAAGCAGCTCATTTTATCTTTCCCAGATTCAATTTTAGGGATCTAAGTAATTGTATTTGAATGTCACGATCACTGCTTGGCTGACCAGTATCCTCAGGTTAAAACTAGATGGTGTCAGTAAATATGAATCATCTTCTCTGTGGAAATCTTTATCTAAAGAAGGAACTTGTTTGTCTCTGGATTTTATAGAGCAAATGGAATGTCCTGCTCTTAGTCCTTATTTAAGAGGTCTGGTGTAgtctctgtttttgttgttttagttataaatagtattttacaAAACTTAGTCTTGTGATGGGGGTTAATATTTATCCTCTAAATGCCCAAATTTGTCATAATTGTTGATTTTCAAGGAGATTTTATTCTGCTTATTCCAAAGAATCCTTTTTATCCATTATAGATCATTgaagagtgggtggggggaggtggagggcaCAGAGTGCAAAAACTAGAGTGATGTGACCATTTTATGAGCTAGCTTTacagttggtggtggtggtatgggAAGTGGAAAcaaaaagtttgtcaattttagtTGCAGATCCTTTAAAGAGTATATTACCCAAACTGAATCATATGTTGTATTGCTTGAGGCTGGCTGTGTCTGTTGGTTAAGCCAGCATGCTGGACTGTCTTTGGAATCGTTACACTTCTTAAATGTACCTCTGAAAATGGGTTTTCCGGGCTTGTATGTTGTGTTTCCTTACTCTGGAAGGATAGAGTCAGATTTTAGACTTCTTAGCTACTAAAGTGAGAATTAGGTGACTCATTTAAAGCCAACTAGCTTTATGAAATATTTAGCTATTTGACTAAGGTTGGTTTGAGATATGTGGCATATGTGACCTACTTGCACACTGACCCAACAAAGCCAGATGGAGCCACATACTACTTTCCAACACAGCACTTCAGGCAGGCAACCTCTACCAGTCTGTGGGATTCAAAACCAGTTTACCATCTCTGAACTAATGACTTGAGGTTCCTTCCAGCTTTAACATTCTGTTGTATTCTAAACAATTAACTACTCAGAAGAATGGCCAATCAGCTGTGGACTCTTCACAGTCACCCTCAGCTCAGAGAAGACTAATAACTCTCCCTGTTTGAGGggataaaaggaaaacatgtgGAGAGTTTGGTAAGCGGTATTGACTTAAGTAAGCTATATACCCCTCTGACCTCTGGGGGCATTTTTCTGAGGGTGAAAATAACAAGGTCACCTGGGTTGAAACATTGCCTTTTTAGATATTTCATGCCAACTTTTATAACTAAGCTTGCGAGATTATAAAATTAAGtggaaataaagtatattttctaatgttacttttatttatcACTGGTAACCAATAATTGATTAATCAAAGTAAACTATAGGTCATTCTGTTTTTACATAGAACCaaagataattctttttcttggtaATCAAACATTTATGAAATAGATTGCCTTCTACAATAGGGTATTTTCTTGAAACTATTTTACAT encodes:
- the YWHAE gene encoding 14-3-3 protein epsilon; its protein translation is MDDREDLVYQAKLAEQAERYDEMVESMKKVAGMDVELTVEERNLLSVAYKNVIGARRASWRIISSIEQKEENKGGEDKLKMIREYRQMVETELKLICCDILDVLDKHLIPAANTGESKVFYYKMKGDYHRYLAEFATGNDRKEAAENSLVAYKAASDIAMTELPPTHPIRLGLALNFSVFYYEILNSPDRACRLAKAAFDDAIAELDTLSEESYKDSTLIMQLLRDNLTLWTSDMQGDGEEQNKEALQDVEDENQ